A genomic segment from Saimiri boliviensis isolate mSaiBol1 chromosome 14, mSaiBol1.pri, whole genome shotgun sequence encodes:
- the LOC101028796 gene encoding uncharacterized protein LOC101028796 isoform X2 → MVERLYQSKDGGIFSQFANHNLSKKIPGVKLCESIVYGEVSMDHSSLNRHIRDHSGREPKEYQEYGEKSDTRNQRWKPFNSHHSFRTHEIIHTGEKLYDCKECGKTFFSLKRIRRHIITHSGYTPYKCKVCGKAFDYPSRFRTHERSHTGEKPYECKECGKAFTCITSVRRHMIKHTGDGPYKCKVCGKPFHSLSSFQVHERIHTGEKPFKCKQCGKAFSCSPTLRIHERTHTGEKPYECKQCGKAFSYLPSLRLHERIHTGEKPFVCKQCGKAFRSASTFQIHERTHTGEKPYECKECGEAFSCIPSMRRHMIKHTGEGAYKCKVCGKPFHSLSPFRIHERTHTGEKPYICKHCGKAFVSSTSIRIHERTHTGEKPYECKQCGKAFSYLNSFRTHEMIHTGEKPYECKRCGKAFRSSSSFRLHERTHTGQKPYHCKECGKAYSCRASFQRHMLTHAEDGPPYKSMWESL, encoded by the coding sequence ATGGTAGAAAGGCTCTATCAAAGTAAAGATGGAGGAATTTTTAGCCAGTTTGCAAATCATAATCTGAGCAAGAAAATTCCTGGAGTGAAACTATGTGAAAGCATTGTATATGGAGAAGTCAGCATGGATCACTCATCCCTTAATAGACACATCAGAGATCATAGTGGACGTGAACCAAAGGAATATCAGGAATATggagagaagtcagatacacgtAATCAGCGTTGGAAACCCTTCAATTCTCACCACTCCTTTCGAACACATGAGataattcacactggagagaaactctATGATTGTAAGGAATGTGGAAAAACCTTCTTTTCTCTCAAAAGAATTAGAAGACACATAATCACACACAGTGGCTATACACCATATAAATGTAAGGTGTGTGGGAAAGCTTTTGATTATCCCAGTAGATTTCGAACACATGAAAGAagtcacactggagagaaaccctatgaatgtaaggaatgtggaaaagccttcacTTGTATCACAAGTGTTCGAAGACATATGATAAAGCACACTGGAGATGGACCTTATAAATGTAAGGTATGTGGGAAACCCTTTCATTCTCTGAGTTCATTTCAAGTACATgaaagaattcacactggagagaaaccctttAAATGTAAGCAATGTGGTAAAGCCTTCAGTTGCTCCCCAACCTTACGAATTCATGAAAGAAcccatactggagagaaaccttatgaatgtaagCAGTGTGGGAAGGCCTTCAGCTATCTCCCCTCCCTTCGACTACATGAAAGAATtcacactggtgagaaaccctTCGTATGTAAACAATGTGGTAAAGCCTTTAGATCTGCCAGTACCTTTCAAATACATGAAAGGACTCACACTGGGGAAAAACCTTacgaatgtaaggaatgtggggaAGCCTTCAGTTGTATCCCAAGTATGCGAAGACACATGATAAAGCATACTGGGGAAGGAGCTTACAAATGTAAGGTATGTGGGAAACCCTTTCATTCTCTGAGTCCGTTTCGAATACATGAAagaactcacactggagagaaaccttatatatgtaaacattgtGGTAAAGCTTTCGTTTCTTCCACATCAATTCGAATACATGAAAGaactcatactggagagaaaccctatgagtgtaagcaatgtgggaaagccttcagttATCTCAACTCCTTTCGAACACATGAAATGATtcacactggtgagaaaccctatgaatgtaagcgATGTGGTAAAGCCTTTAGATCTTCTAGTTCCTTTCGACTACATGAAAGGACTCACACTGGACAGAAACCCTATCattgtaaggaatgtgggaaagcctaTTCTTGCCGTGCAAGCTTTCAGAGACACATGTTAACACATGCTGAAGATGGACCACCTTATAAATccatgtgggaaagcctttaa
- the LOC101028796 gene encoding uncharacterized protein LOC101028796 isoform X1 has translation MWDFQDLVAFEDIDVNFTQEEWALLDPSQKNLYRDVMWETMRNLASIGKKWKDQNIKDHYKHQGRNLRRHMVERLYQSKDGGIFSQFANHNLSKKIPGVKLCESIVYGEVSMDHSSLNRHIRDHSGREPKEYQEYGEKSDTRNQRWKPFNSHHSFRTHEIIHTGEKLYDCKECGKTFFSLKRIRRHIITHSGYTPYKCKVCGKAFDYPSRFRTHERSHTGEKPYECKECGKAFTCITSVRRHMIKHTGDGPYKCKVCGKPFHSLSSFQVHERIHTGEKPFKCKQCGKAFSCSPTLRIHERTHTGEKPYECKQCGKAFSYLPSLRLHERIHTGEKPFVCKQCGKAFRSASTFQIHERTHTGEKPYECKECGEAFSCIPSMRRHMIKHTGEGAYKCKVCGKPFHSLSPFRIHERTHTGEKPYICKHCGKAFVSSTSIRIHERTHTGEKPYECKQCGKAFSYLNSFRTHEMIHTGEKPYECKRCGKAFRSSSSFRLHERTHTGQKPYHCKECGKAYSCRASFQRHMLTHAEDGPPYKSMWESL, from the exons ATGTGGGATTTTCAGGACTTGGTGGCGTTTGAGGATATAGATGTGAACTTCACCCAGGAGGAGTGGGCTTTGCTGGATCCTTCCCAGAAGAATCTCTACAGAGATGTTATGTGGGAAACCATGAGGAATCTGGCCTCTATAG GGAAGAAATGGAAGGACCAGAACATTAAAGATCACTACAAACACCAAGGGAGAAACCTAAG ACGTCATATGGTAGAAAGGCTCTATCAAAGTAAAGATGGAGGAATTTTTAGCCAGTTTGCAAATCATAATCTGAGCAAGAAAATTCCTGGAGTGAAACTATGTGAAAGCATTGTATATGGAGAAGTCAGCATGGATCACTCATCCCTTAATAGACACATCAGAGATCATAGTGGACGTGAACCAAAGGAATATCAGGAATATggagagaagtcagatacacgtAATCAGCGTTGGAAACCCTTCAATTCTCACCACTCCTTTCGAACACATGAGataattcacactggagagaaactctATGATTGTAAGGAATGTGGAAAAACCTTCTTTTCTCTCAAAAGAATTAGAAGACACATAATCACACACAGTGGCTATACACCATATAAATGTAAGGTGTGTGGGAAAGCTTTTGATTATCCCAGTAGATTTCGAACACATGAAAGAagtcacactggagagaaaccctatgaatgtaaggaatgtggaaaagccttcacTTGTATCACAAGTGTTCGAAGACATATGATAAAGCACACTGGAGATGGACCTTATAAATGTAAGGTATGTGGGAAACCCTTTCATTCTCTGAGTTCATTTCAAGTACATgaaagaattcacactggagagaaaccctttAAATGTAAGCAATGTGGTAAAGCCTTCAGTTGCTCCCCAACCTTACGAATTCATGAAAGAAcccatactggagagaaaccttatgaatgtaagCAGTGTGGGAAGGCCTTCAGCTATCTCCCCTCCCTTCGACTACATGAAAGAATtcacactggtgagaaaccctTCGTATGTAAACAATGTGGTAAAGCCTTTAGATCTGCCAGTACCTTTCAAATACATGAAAGGACTCACACTGGGGAAAAACCTTacgaatgtaaggaatgtggggaAGCCTTCAGTTGTATCCCAAGTATGCGAAGACACATGATAAAGCATACTGGGGAAGGAGCTTACAAATGTAAGGTATGTGGGAAACCCTTTCATTCTCTGAGTCCGTTTCGAATACATGAAagaactcacactggagagaaaccttatatatgtaaacattgtGGTAAAGCTTTCGTTTCTTCCACATCAATTCGAATACATGAAAGaactcatactggagagaaaccctatgagtgtaagcaatgtgggaaagccttcagttATCTCAACTCCTTTCGAACACATGAAATGATtcacactggtgagaaaccctatgaatgtaagcgATGTGGTAAAGCCTTTAGATCTTCTAGTTCCTTTCGACTACATGAAAGGACTCACACTGGACAGAAACCCTATCattgtaaggaatgtgggaaagcctaTTCTTGCCGTGCAAGCTTTCAGAGACACATGTTAACACATGCTGAAGATGGACCACCTTATAAATccatgtgggaaagcctttaa
- the LOC101028796 gene encoding uncharacterized protein LOC101028796 isoform X3 — protein sequence MDLVAFEDIDVNFTQEEWALLDPSQKNLYRDVMWETMRNLASIGKKWKDQNIKDHYKHQGRNLRRHMVERLYQSKDGGIFSQFANHNLSKKIPGVKLCESIVYGEVSMDHSSLNRHIRDHSGREPKEYQEYGEKSDTRNQRWKPFNSHHSFRTHEIIHTGEKLYDCKECGKTFFSLKRIRRHIITHSGYTPYKCKVCGKAFDYPSRFRTHERSHTGEKPYECKECGKAFTCITSVRRHMIKHTGDGPYKCKVCGKPFHSLSSFQVHERIHTGEKPFKCKQCGKAFSCSPTLRIHERTHTGEKPYECKQCGKAFSYLPSLRLHERIHTGEKPFVCKQCGKAFRSASTFQIHERTHTGEKPYECKECGEAFSCIPSMRRHMIKHTGEGAYKCKVCGKPFHSLSPFRIHERTHTGEKPYICKHCGKAFVSSTSIRIHERTHTGEKPYECKQCGKAFSYLNSFRTHEMIHTGEKPYECKRCGKAFRSSSSFRLHERTHTGQKPYHCKECGKAYSCRASFQRHMLTHAEDGPPYKSMWESL from the exons GACTTGGTGGCGTTTGAGGATATAGATGTGAACTTCACCCAGGAGGAGTGGGCTTTGCTGGATCCTTCCCAGAAGAATCTCTACAGAGATGTTATGTGGGAAACCATGAGGAATCTGGCCTCTATAG GGAAGAAATGGAAGGACCAGAACATTAAAGATCACTACAAACACCAAGGGAGAAACCTAAG ACGTCATATGGTAGAAAGGCTCTATCAAAGTAAAGATGGAGGAATTTTTAGCCAGTTTGCAAATCATAATCTGAGCAAGAAAATTCCTGGAGTGAAACTATGTGAAAGCATTGTATATGGAGAAGTCAGCATGGATCACTCATCCCTTAATAGACACATCAGAGATCATAGTGGACGTGAACCAAAGGAATATCAGGAATATggagagaagtcagatacacgtAATCAGCGTTGGAAACCCTTCAATTCTCACCACTCCTTTCGAACACATGAGataattcacactggagagaaactctATGATTGTAAGGAATGTGGAAAAACCTTCTTTTCTCTCAAAAGAATTAGAAGACACATAATCACACACAGTGGCTATACACCATATAAATGTAAGGTGTGTGGGAAAGCTTTTGATTATCCCAGTAGATTTCGAACACATGAAAGAagtcacactggagagaaaccctatgaatgtaaggaatgtggaaaagccttcacTTGTATCACAAGTGTTCGAAGACATATGATAAAGCACACTGGAGATGGACCTTATAAATGTAAGGTATGTGGGAAACCCTTTCATTCTCTGAGTTCATTTCAAGTACATgaaagaattcacactggagagaaaccctttAAATGTAAGCAATGTGGTAAAGCCTTCAGTTGCTCCCCAACCTTACGAATTCATGAAAGAAcccatactggagagaaaccttatgaatgtaagCAGTGTGGGAAGGCCTTCAGCTATCTCCCCTCCCTTCGACTACATGAAAGAATtcacactggtgagaaaccctTCGTATGTAAACAATGTGGTAAAGCCTTTAGATCTGCCAGTACCTTTCAAATACATGAAAGGACTCACACTGGGGAAAAACCTTacgaatgtaaggaatgtggggaAGCCTTCAGTTGTATCCCAAGTATGCGAAGACACATGATAAAGCATACTGGGGAAGGAGCTTACAAATGTAAGGTATGTGGGAAACCCTTTCATTCTCTGAGTCCGTTTCGAATACATGAAagaactcacactggagagaaaccttatatatgtaaacattgtGGTAAAGCTTTCGTTTCTTCCACATCAATTCGAATACATGAAAGaactcatactggagagaaaccctatgagtgtaagcaatgtgggaaagccttcagttATCTCAACTCCTTTCGAACACATGAAATGATtcacactggtgagaaaccctatgaatgtaagcgATGTGGTAAAGCCTTTAGATCTTCTAGTTCCTTTCGACTACATGAAAGGACTCACACTGGACAGAAACCCTATCattgtaaggaatgtgggaaagcctaTTCTTGCCGTGCAAGCTTTCAGAGACACATGTTAACACATGCTGAAGATGGACCACCTTATAAATccatgtgggaaagcctttaa